One genomic region from Eptesicus fuscus isolate TK198812 chromosome 4, DD_ASM_mEF_20220401, whole genome shotgun sequence encodes:
- the LRRC70 gene encoding LOW QUALITY PROTEIN: leucine-rich repeat-containing protein 70 (The sequence of the model RefSeq protein was modified relative to this genomic sequence to represent the inferred CDS: inserted 8 bases in 7 codons; deleted 1 base in 1 codon; substituted 4 bases at 4 genomic stop codons) — protein MCRLHFSLPCLXPFLLVTCNLALLIHKEILACVSVCQLCTGRQINCHDLGLSSIPRNFSEITVFLYLAXNNLIHINKSELTGLHSLVALYXNNAGIVCVYPEAFVYLRHLYFLYLNNNFMKHLDPGIFEGLSSLCNLYLQCNQXSFVPRGIFNDLVSVQYLNLQRNHLTLLGSGXFVGMIALRIIDLSNNNILRISDTGFQHLXNLYYLYLEGNNLAQVPSDAFEVLKSLKRLSLSHXKAIQSFAFKGLVNLGYLLLKNSRIKNITRDGFNGXNNLKHLILSQNDLENLNFDTFXMLKNLIYLNXIRSRIISIDNNTVENMGAYLKILNLSFNNLTDLHPRVLKPLSSLTHLQANSNPWKYNSKLLGLRNNWLASSAITXTSIVRNPPSMRGRALHYIKWTDCTDCDTSSTNVTRVWAIKSLHIHHKTTALMMAWHKVTTNGKHLENTENISIGEQSSPSSRFFQENNTFANPLEATAVLPVKLQLASSVNLNLEKTSALPIDAASVSGKTSLICTQEVERLNEAFDILLAFFILACILIVFLIYKVVQFKQKLKTPENSGENRLEYYSFYQSARYNVTASVCNTCQNSLESPGLEQIQLHKQTVPENEAQVILFEHSAL, from the exons ATGTGTAGATTACATTTTTCTCTGCCTTGCCTATGACCCTTTCTTCTTGTTACCTGTAATCTTGCATTATTAATCCATAAGGAGATACTTGCTTGTGTGTCTGTTTGCCAGCTCTGCACTGGGAGACAAATTAACTGCCATGACTTAGGCCTTTCAAGTATTCCTAGGAATTTTTCTGAAATTACAGTTTTTCTGTACCTGG GAAATAACttaattcatataaataaaagtgaattaaCAGGGCTTCATTCTCTTGTAGCTTTatattagaataatgctggcatTGTGTGTGTATATCCAGAAGCCTTTGTTTATTTGAGGCACCTCTATTTTCTATatctaaataataattttatgaaacATCTGGATCCTGGAATATTTGAGGGGCTTTCCAGTCtttgtaatttatatttacagTGTAATC TATCCTTTGTTCCAAGAGGAATATTTAATGATCTAGTTTCTGTTCAGTACTTAAATCTGCAAAGGAATCACCTTACTCTCCTTGGGAGTG ACTTTGTTGGCATGATTGCTCTTCGGATAATTGATTTATCTAACAATAACATTTTGAGGATATCAGACACAGGCTTTCAACATC GGAACTTGTATTATTTGTACCTAGAAGGTAATAATTTAGCACAAGTACCATCAGATGCTTTTGAAGTACTTAAGAGCCTTAAAAGACTTTCTTTGTCTCA AAAAGCAATACAGTCCTTTGCATTTAAAGGACTTGTCAACTTGGGATATTTGCTTCTGAAAAATTCAAGAATTAAAAACATTACTAGGGATGGGTTTAATG TTAACAATCTTAAACATTTGATCTTAAGTCAGAatgatttagaaaatttaaattttgacaCAT AGatgttaaaaaatttaatttacctTAACTAAATTAGAAGTAGAATAATCAGCATTGATAACAATACAGTTGAGAACATGGGAGCATATTTGAAGATCCTTAATCTGTCATTTAATAATCTTACAGACTTACATCCAAGGGTCCTTAAGCCATTGTCTTCATTGACTCATCTTCAGGCAAATTCTAATCCTTGGAAATATAACAGCAAACTATTGGGCCTTCGCAAC AACTGGCTAGCATCTTCAGCCATTACCTAAACATCTATTGTCAGAAACCCCCCATCCATGCGTGGCAGAGCATTGCATTATATTAAGTGGACTGACTGTACAGATTGCGATACATCTTCGACAAATGTAACCAGAGTTTGGGCTATAAAATCTCTTCATATTCATCACAAGACTACTGCGTTAATGATGGCCTGGCATAAAGTAACCACAAATGGGAAACATTTGGAAAACACCGAGAACATTTCTATCGGGGAACAAAGTTCACCTTCCAGTAGATTTTTTCAAGAGAATAATACCTTTGCTAATCCACTAGAGGCTACTGCAGTGTTACCTGTGAAATTACAGCTTGCTTCTTCTGTTAACTTGAATTTGGAAAAAACCAGCGCTCTACCAATTGATGCTGCTTCAGTGTCAGGAAAGACATCTCTAATTTGTACACAAGAAGTTGAAAGGTTAAATGAGGCTTTTGACATTTTGCTAGCTTTTTTTATCTTAGCTTGTATTTTAATCGTGTTTTTGATCTACAAAGTTGTTCAATTTAAACAAAAACTAAAGACACCAGAAAACTCAGGGGAAAATAGACTTGAATATTACAGCTTTTATCAGTCTGCAAGGTATAATGTAACTGCCTCAGTTTGTAACACTTGCCAAAATTCTCTCGAAAGCCCTGGTTTGGAGCAGATTCAACTTCACAAACAAACTGTTCCTGAAAATGAGGCACAGGTCATTCTCTTTGAACATTCTGCTTTATAA